GTGCCCGCGCCTTCGCCGAACAGGTGGAGGTCGCGGTTTTCACCATCGCCTCGGAGCAGGCGATCTCCGACTACATCGTGCAGCGGGTCTGTCAGCGTGCGATCCGCAGCGTGCCGGCGCTGCGGGGCTGGACTGTGACCTAGCGTCCGCCCGGGAGGGATGGTCGCGATGGAACGTGTCGCGGTGAGCCCACCTGGCAGCGATCGGGCGCTGCGTCCGGCGGTGTTTCGGGTGCTCGGCCCGCTGACTCTCACCAGCGGCGCGGACGCGCTGGTCCTGCCGCCGTCCAAGGTGACCTCGCTGCTCGCGGCGCTGCTGCTGCACCCCGGCGAGGTGGTGTCGGTCGGCGCGCTGCAGCAGGCCATCTGGGGCGACGAGCGACCCGGCTCGGCCAAGGCGGCGCTGCAGACCTGCGCGCTGCGCCTGCGACAGCTCTTCAGCCGGTACGGCATCACCGGCAGCGTGATCAAAACCGTGCCGGGGGGCTACCGGATCACCGCCACCGCCGAGACCGTCGACCTGATGCTCTTCCGCGACCTGATCCGTCGCAGCCGCGACGAGCCGGATCCGGAGGCCGAGCTGGCCCTGCTGGAGGAGGCGCTTGCGCTGTGGAGCGATCCGATGCTGGCCAACGTGCCATCGGAGGCGCTGCACCGTGACGTGGTACCTCGGATCAGCGAGGAGCGGGTTCGGGTGATCGAGCGGGTCTGCGACCTAAAGATCGGTCTGGGCCGGGATCGCTCCGTGCAGGGGGAGCTGTGGACGGCAACCCGCGCCTACCCGGCGAACGAGCGGTTCTCGGCCCAGCTCGCCTCGGTGCTCTACCGCACCGGCCGGCAGGCCGACGCGCTAGCCGAGCTGCGCCGCATCCGGGAGCACCTCGGCAATGAACTCGGTGTCGCCCCCGGCCCGGCGCTGCGCGGGTTGGAGCTGACCATCCTGCGGGGCGAGGCACCCACCCCGGCCGGCCCGGTGTCCCCGCCCGCCGCCACACCGGCCCGGTATCCGCTCGCGCCGGGCTTCGTCGGCCGCGACGCGTTGGGCGGCACCATCGCCGAGCGGCTGCGCGCAGGTTGCCCGATCGTGGTGCTCAGCGGCCCGCCCGGGGTGGGCAAGACCGCGCTGGCGCGGCACGTCGGTCAGCTCGTGGCCGACGACTTCCCCGGCGGGCAGGCGCGGTTCGAGGTGAGCACCGCGGCGGCGTCGCCGCTGGAGCACGTCGAGCGGCAGCTGCACGCCGCGTTCGGCCGGGACGCCGGCGCCCGCGGCGGGCGGCGGCTGCTGGTGCTCGACGACGTGGTTGACGCCCGCCAGGCGCGGGAGCTGCCCGCCCTGCTGACGGCCGGCGACGCGTTGCTGCTGACCAGCCGACAGAGCCTCTCCGGTCCGGTCGCGCGGCTCGGCGGCTGGCTGCACCGGGTCGAACCGCTGGACCCCGCCGACTCCCTGCGGATGCTCGCCGTCACGCTCGGACCCGAGCGGGTCGACGCCGACCCGCGGGCCGCCACGGCACTCGCGGCGCTGTGTGATCACCTGCCGTTAGCGCTGCGCGTCGCCGCCACCCGGATCCTGTTACGCGCCCGGATGAGCCTCGCGGAGGCGGTGCAGTGGCTGGGCGCCGACCCGCTGGGCCGGTTGAGCCTGCCCGGCGAGCCGGACATGTCGCTCGGCTTCCGTTTCGACGAGACGTTGTCGCGTACCGGCGAGGCGCTGGCGGCGGCGTTCGTACGCCTGGCCACCGCGGCGCCCACCCCGATCACCGTGGACCGGGCGGCGCAGCTGCTGGACGTGCAGGCGTCCGCGGCCCGCGACCTGCTCGACGCATTGGTCGACCACAGCCTGGTCGAGGAGGCCGTGGACCACTACTGGATCCGGGGGCTGCTGCGCCGCCATGCCCACGCCGTCGCCGCCCGGCCCAACCCGCCACCACACCCGTATCGAGCGAAGGGACCCCTGTGATGAGCACTGCCTACGAGACGGTGGCGCAGACCCGGCCGCGGATGCGTCACGACGTGCTGTTCACCCGCACCGAGGACGGAGTGCTGTTCCACAACGCCACCAGCGGTTTCCGGCTCACCTCAGCCACCGCGTACCGGTTGGCGTCGGTGCTCGTCCCGCACCTGAACGGGCACCACCGGGTCGCCGACATCTGCGCGCCGCTGCCCGCCGCGCAGCGCACCATCATCGGCGAGCTGGTGAGTGCGCTCTACGCCCGGGGCTTCGCCCGGGACATCCCCGAGAGCGAGGGTGACCCGGCGGCGATCCTCGGTTCCGCGGCGGCCGCCCACTTCGCCACCCAGATCGCCTACATCGACCACTACACCGACCGTGCGCCGCAGCGCTTCGCCACCTTCCGGGCCACCCGAGTCGCGGTGCTCGGCGACGGCCCGGTCGCGGTCGCGTGTGCCACCGGGCTGCTGCGCAACGGTGCCGCCACGGTGAGCGTCGCGCCGGCGGTGCAGCCCGCGCTGGCGCCGGAGCTGGCGGAGCTGGACGCGGCGGGCTGCACCGCGACCGTCGAGGTGCTGCCCGCCGGCGGCGAGGTCGGCTGGCCCGAACTGGCCGATGCGGACATCGTCGTGGTGGCCGCCGGCGACGACGCGCCCCGCGACACCCTGCGGCTGCTCACGGCCGGTATCCCCGCCGGTCGGCTGCTGCTGCCGGCCTGGGTCGCCGGCGCGCGGATGCTGGTCGGCCCCGTGCAGGGCCCGGGCCGCACCGGTTGCTGGTGCTGCGCGATGCTGCGGCTGGGCGACAACGACGACACCGGCGCCGCCGGGCAGGTGTGGCGGGCCGCGGCGTTGCCGTCCGGTGCCGCGCCGGGGGCCGCCCGGCCGGACGGGCCGCTCGCGGCGATGGTCGGCAACCTGCTGGCGTATGAGGTGTTCCGGCTGACCACCGGGGCGCTGCCCGCGGAGACCGACGGCAGCGTGATCGTGCAGCACCTCGCCTCGCTCGACGTACTGACCGAGCGGCTGCTGCCCCACCCCCGGTGCGCCTTCTGTCGGCCGCAGCCGGTGGAGGCGGCCTGGGCCGCCGTCGATCTGGACGCGGCACCCGTCGACGCGGACGAGGCGGCCGACCAGTCCGCGCAGGCGCAGGCCGCAGTGGCACAGCTGGCCAGCCACCAGCCGCTGCTGCAGCCGCACCTCGGGGTGTTCCGCCGCTACGACGACGAGCGCTGGGACCAGACCCCGATCAAGATCGGCACGGTGGAGTTCACCGACGGCAGCGGCCGGCGCCGCACTGTGAACGCGTTCGACGTGCACCACGTCGCGGCGGCCCGGCTGCGGGCGCTGCGGGTGGCGGCCGTCGCCGGCACCGACCACAGCGCTGTCACCGAGGCCGCCACCGGCGACCTGCCGCGCGTCACCGCCGCCAGGCTCGGCCTCGCCTCAGGCTGGGGCGACACCGCCGCCGGCGCCTGGGCCGTGGCCCGGTCACTGCTCACCGGCGCGGCGGCGGCGGTGCCGGCGGCGGTGCTGGAGCCGTTCGGGCCGGCCAACCACGGTCGCGGCGCGGAGCCGACCAGCGCCGGCGGGGCAGCGGGGGCCGACCTCGCCGAGGCGGTGCGCTGCGGGCTCGCCTCGGCGCTCGCCGGCCACGCGCTGCGGCAGGTCGTCGCCGGCACGGCCACCGCCCGACGGATCCGCCTCGACACCATCGGCACCGACCCCGAGCTGATCTTCCTCACCAAGTCGGCGGCGAACCTCGGGGTCAGCGTGGAGCTGCTCGACCTCGGCGGGCAGCCCGATGCCGGGGTGACGGCGCTGCTGGCGCGCTCCTTCGACCCGACGCGCGGCCAGTGGTCGTACGCGGTGGCCGCCGACCCGGCGTGGACAGCGGCGGCGGTGGCCGCGCTGCGCGACCTGCTGGGCCCGGCGCAGCTGCGCGCTCAGGACCCCGACACGGTCCCGGACACCGGTGACCCCCTGCTGGTCGACTTCGACGCCGGCACGGTGGCCGTGCACGGCGAGGTAAACGCCGCCGCCGGTGTGGTCCACCGCTGGGCCGATGTGCTTCACCGGCTGCGGGAACACGGATACGACGTGCTGGTGGCGCCGGTCAGCGGCACGGACCTGGCCGCCGGCGGGCTGGTCGTGGTGAAGGTGCTGCTGGCCGCCGGAGACGACCGATGAGCGGCGGCGGGTCCACGACCGAGGACCTGGTCTGCGCCGGGCTGGCCCGGCTGCTCGCCGAGCGCGGCTGCGACGTCGAGGTGCTCGCGCTGGGGGTGCGCGACGAGCTGAGCGCGCCCGCCCGACCGGCCGGCGCAACCCGGGTGCTGCTCTACGGGCAGCTGGCGCTGCTCGGGCCGCTGTCGTCCGCAGCGGCCTGCCCGACCTGCCTGGCGCGTCGCTGGCAGGCGGTGCGCCACCGCGACCTGCGCGACGCGGTGGAGCTGGGCGGCGAGACCGTCGCGGCGGGCCCCTGGCCGTATGCGACCCCGTTCGTCGCGGACTTCCTGCACGCCCTGATCGAGGCGCACCGCGCCGCACCGGACGGGCCCGGGCGCCCCGGCGTCGCCGCGCAGGGCGTCGGCACCGCGCTCCAGGTCGACGTGTGCACCCTGCGGGTGCACCGGGCTCCGCTGCTGCCCGACCCGGATTGCCCGAGCTGCGGCGGCACAGTCGACGACGCGCCGGAGCTGGCCACGATCGACCTGCCCGCCACCCCGAAGGTGGCGCCAGGCAGCTTCCGCAGCCGGGACCTCGACGACTACCCGCTGGACGTCGAGGCGTTCGCCAACCCGGTCTGCGGCGCACTCGGCGCCACCCTGTGGCAGGACCTCACCTCGCTGTCCACCTCCCCGGCGATCGGCTCGTTCACCCTGCGCAGCGGTCGCTACCTGCGGGAGACGCTCTACGGCGGGCACGCCGACGGCTACCGGCGCAGCGCCCGCATCGCGGTGCTGGAGGGGTTGGAGCGCGCCGCCGGCCTGCGCCCGCGCGGCAAGCGCACCGCAGTCACCGCCACCCTGCGGGAGCTGGGCGACGACGCCTTGGACCCGCGGGAGTGCGGGCTCTACACCGACGCGTTCTACCAGGCCAACCCATACCTGCACCGCTTCGACCCGGACCGGCCCATCACCTGGGTCTGGGGCTGGTCGCTGCGCGAGCAGCGCGCGGTGCTGGTGCCGGAGATCCTCGTCTACTACCACGCGGCGAGCGTCGAGGAGCGCTTCGTGCAGGAGACCTCCAACGGCTGCGCCTCCGGAGCCTCGCTGGTGGAGGCGGTCTACCACGGCCTGATGGAGGCGATCGAACGCGACGCGTTCCTGCTGGCCTGGTACGGCGGCCGGTCGCTGCCGGAGATAGACCCGGACAGCATCGACCGGCCGCAGACCCGCATGATGATCGACCGGCTGGCGATGTACGGCTACCAGGCCCGTTTCTTCGACACCCGGATGACCTTCGACATCCCCGTGGTGACGGCGGTGGCCGTGCGCGCAGACGGCGGCCTCGGCGCCCTGGCCTTCGGCGGCGGGGCGAGCCTCGACCCGCAGGCCGCGATCACCGCGGCGCTGTGCGAGATCGCCACCGACTCGGTCATGGTCCGGGTCCGCGCCGGCGCCGACGAGCCGCGGCTGCGCCGCATGGTGACCGACTTCGCCCAGGTGCAGGGCCTGCACGACCACCCCCTGCTCTACGGCCTGCCGCAGATGGCACACCACGCGGCGTTCCTGCTGCGGCGCGGACCCCGACCGGCGCCGATGGCCGAGCTCTACGAGCGCGACCGCCCCGCTCCGCCGGTCACCGACGACCTGCGCGACGACCTCGAACGCTGCCTGAAGACGGTGACCGCGCAGGGCTTCGACGTGATCGCCGTGGACCAGAGCACGCCCGAACAGCGTGATCTGGGCCTGGCGACGGCGAGTGTCGTGGTGCCCGGGCTCCTGCCGATCGACTTCGGCTGGCTGCGCCAACGCGCCCCGCACACGCGGCGGCTGCGGACCGCGTTTCGCACCGCCGGGCTGCTCGACCGCGACCTGCGCGACGACGAGATCCACTTCGTTCCCCACCCGTTCCCGTGAGGTGCATGCCATGACGCCTGACAATCCCGGCTTCGCCCACGCGTACGCGACCGCGATCCTGCGCCGCGGCCGTGAACCGATGCCTCCGGTCGACTTCACCCCCGACTGGGGCGACGCACCCCGCCGCGGCAAGTACTACCCGAAGGCGAGCACGTTCGCGCTGCCCGCCCCGCCGGCCAGCGGCGTCGACCTGGACACCGCGCTGCGCGGCCCGGGCGACGCCGACGAGCCCTTCACGCTGCCGCTGCTGGCCGGCCTGCTGTACCACTCATACGGACTGCTCGGACGGCGGCTCGGCATCCAGGCCAACACCGACCTGGCCGCGTTGCCGTCCTACGCCCACGCCAACTGGCACCGCGCGACCGCCTCCGGCGGCGGCCTCTACCCGTGCAGCGTCTACTGGATCGCGGGACCC
This genomic stretch from Micromonospora krabiensis harbors:
- a CDS encoding TOMM precursor leader peptide-binding protein; its protein translation is MSGGGSTTEDLVCAGLARLLAERGCDVEVLALGVRDELSAPARPAGATRVLLYGQLALLGPLSSAAACPTCLARRWQAVRHRDLRDAVELGGETVAAGPWPYATPFVADFLHALIEAHRAAPDGPGRPGVAAQGVGTALQVDVCTLRVHRAPLLPDPDCPSCGGTVDDAPELATIDLPATPKVAPGSFRSRDLDDYPLDVEAFANPVCGALGATLWQDLTSLSTSPAIGSFTLRSGRYLRETLYGGHADGYRRSARIAVLEGLERAAGLRPRGKRTAVTATLRELGDDALDPRECGLYTDAFYQANPYLHRFDPDRPITWVWGWSLREQRAVLVPEILVYYHAASVEERFVQETSNGCASGASLVEAVYHGLMEAIERDAFLLAWYGGRSLPEIDPDSIDRPQTRMMIDRLAMYGYQARFFDTRMTFDIPVVTAVAVRADGGLGALAFGGGASLDPQAAITAALCEIATDSVMVRVRAGADEPRLRRMVTDFAQVQGLHDHPLLYGLPQMAHHAAFLLRRGPRPAPMAELYERDRPAPPVTDDLRDDLERCLKTVTAQGFDVIAVDQSTPEQRDLGLATASVVVPGLLPIDFGWLRQRAPHTRRLRTAFRTAGLLDRDLRDDEIHFVPHPFP
- a CDS encoding AfsR/SARP family transcriptional regulator, whose protein sequence is MERVAVSPPGSDRALRPAVFRVLGPLTLTSGADALVLPPSKVTSLLAALLLHPGEVVSVGALQQAIWGDERPGSAKAALQTCALRLRQLFSRYGITGSVIKTVPGGYRITATAETVDLMLFRDLIRRSRDEPDPEAELALLEEALALWSDPMLANVPSEALHRDVVPRISEERVRVIERVCDLKIGLGRDRSVQGELWTATRAYPANERFSAQLASVLYRTGRQADALAELRRIREHLGNELGVAPGPALRGLELTILRGEAPTPAGPVSPPAATPARYPLAPGFVGRDALGGTIAERLRAGCPIVVLSGPPGVGKTALARHVGQLVADDFPGGQARFEVSTAAASPLEHVERQLHAAFGRDAGARGGRRLLVLDDVVDARQARELPALLTAGDALLLTSRQSLSGPVARLGGWLHRVEPLDPADSLRMLAVTLGPERVDADPRAATALAALCDHLPLALRVAATRILLRARMSLAEAVQWLGADPLGRLSLPGEPDMSLGFRFDETLSRTGEALAAAFVRLATAAPTPITVDRAAQLLDVQASAARDLLDALVDHSLVEEAVDHYWIRGLLRRHAHAVAARPNPPPHPYRAKGPL
- a CDS encoding TOMM precursor leader peptide-binding protein, yielding MSTAYETVAQTRPRMRHDVLFTRTEDGVLFHNATSGFRLTSATAYRLASVLVPHLNGHHRVADICAPLPAAQRTIIGELVSALYARGFARDIPESEGDPAAILGSAAAAHFATQIAYIDHYTDRAPQRFATFRATRVAVLGDGPVAVACATGLLRNGAATVSVAPAVQPALAPELAELDAAGCTATVEVLPAGGEVGWPELADADIVVVAAGDDAPRDTLRLLTAGIPAGRLLLPAWVAGARMLVGPVQGPGRTGCWCCAMLRLGDNDDTGAAGQVWRAAALPSGAAPGAARPDGPLAAMVGNLLAYEVFRLTTGALPAETDGSVIVQHLASLDVLTERLLPHPRCAFCRPQPVEAAWAAVDLDAAPVDADEAADQSAQAQAAVAQLASHQPLLQPHLGVFRRYDDERWDQTPIKIGTVEFTDGSGRRRTVNAFDVHHVAAARLRALRVAAVAGTDHSAVTEAATGDLPRVTAARLGLASGWGDTAAGAWAVARSLLTGAAAAVPAAVLEPFGPANHGRGAEPTSAGGAAGADLAEAVRCGLASALAGHALRQVVAGTATARRIRLDTIGTDPELIFLTKSAANLGVSVELLDLGGQPDAGVTALLARSFDPTRGQWSYAVAADPAWTAAAVAALRDLLGPAQLRAQDPDTVPDTGDPLLVDFDAGTVAVHGEVNAAAGVVHRWADVLHRLREHGYDVLVAPVSGTDLAAGGLVVVKVLLAAGDDR